The nucleotide window CCATTTCTTTATTCACCGGCTTGTTAGCCATTTTGGAAACTCTGCGGATCACGCCTCTCACCGTTTGCTCATCTTTAAAGTTCGCATTTTGTAGTGAATTCGCCAGCTCAAATACATCATTCATATTTACGCCAGTCTTTTTCTCTATATTCTTGAAGAAATTATTATCCATATAAATCACGCCTCCTTCTTTAACTACTCTATAGTATGAAGGAAGCAAAAAATGGTGAAAGAGATCCATAAAAAATCAGCATTAGTTCATGCAGAAAAAAGCTGTTCCGGTTTGGAACAGCTTTTCCTTCTCTTTCTTAGCTGTAGAAGCTGGCTCCTACAATAATCAACAAAATGAACAAAACGACAATCAATACGAAAGTGGAGCCTCCGTATCCGCCACCGCCGTAGCCGTAGCCGCCGCCACACCAACCGTAGCTCATTCTTCTTCACCTCACTTTTTATTACTCAATAGCAATATATGTGAGGCTTAACGAAAATGTATGGGCGAGCCCCCAGCCATTTATAAAAGCTTGGGTTAAATTTGATCAAAGTCCGGGAAATGACTCGATATAAATTCATCATATAGATCAAGATTGAGCTTTTGGTTTGAATCAATTTCTGCAAAAAATACTTGACGCGGCTCATATCCTTTTTCGTGAATCTTATCTATCAATGTATCTCGATTCAAACCAGCGCGCCTTAAGTTTTCATTGATTAATTCACCGTCGATCAAAACCGTCACCGGTGGAGACTCTTCTTTCACTTTGATTCCAATATCTTCATACTTTACAGGCTGCTTGGCTTTTTTCAATAAAACACTCAGTTCACCATTCGAATCAAGCGAAGCAAACTCTACATCAGCCACTTTGAATACACTTTTCTTGCGGAGTTGTTCCAGGAGTTCATCTATGCTATATTTTTCCTTACGCATATTTTTCTCGAGAATATTGCCATTTTCAATGAATGTAGTTGATTTCCCCTCAACTACATTGCGAAAGGCTCTGCTTTTTAAGGATATCGTGGAAATTGCCAAAGGGACGAACGACCAGACAACCAGACTGGTAATTCCATCCCTTAAGCTCAAATCAGGATCCATCGCTAATGTACCGGCAATATCTCCTACAGTGATGCCAACGATATATTCAAAAAAAGACAGACTTGATAATTGCTTTTTCCCAAGGAGTTTTGTAATGACAAATAATCCCACAATCAGCAATATGGATCGTATGATAGTCCTAAAAATATCCGGCATTAGATCATCATCCCTTTAGACACAGTTTCAGCCTTTTGGCTTAAAAATAAGGGCGCCGATAAAACCGAAAATTACAGCAGCCGAAATACCTGAACTTGTGATTTCAAACATGCCTGTCAGGACACCAACCAGACCGTGTTGTTCCGCTTCCTGAAGCGCTCCGTGAACAAGCGAATTCCCAAAGCTTGTGATGGGAATCGTAGCCCCTGCACCTGCGAAATCAATCAAAGGTTCATAAAGTCCAAATCCATCCAGGACAGCCCCAATAACGACAAGCAGGCTCATCGTATGCCCTGGTGTCAATTTCGCGATATCAAACATTAGCTGACCAAATACACAGATTAAGCCTCCGACAACAAAAGCCCAGAAAAACATAGGTAGCAAAGCGATTCCTCCTTTCTAGTTCATTTCAATTGAGACAGCATGGGCTATACATGGAATGGTTTCTTTTTGCTGAAATGACAGTGGTGATAAAAGAGCCCCTGTTGCAACAACAAGAATTTTCTTATAGACACCTTTTTTCATTTGATTCAATAAGTGACCATACAGTACCGAGGCTGAACATCCAGCTCCGCTGCCGCCAGATTGGACCGGCTGTTCATCGCTATAAATCATCAAACCGCAATCCTTAAATTGTTCCTTGGTTATATTCAGTCCAGAATGCTGCAAAAGTTCGTATGTTGTAGCCTGCCCTATTCTTCCAAGATCACCTGTTACAACTAAATCATAATACGATGGTTCACGATTCATATCTTTGAAGTGAGCAATGATTGTGTCCGCTGCTGCAGGCGCCATTGCCCCACCCATGTTAAAGGGATCAGAAATTCCCATATCCACTACTTTCCCGATAGTGGCAGAGGTGGTGACGATTTTCCCCTGTTTATCCATGTTATCAGTGACCACTGCAGCTCCTCCTCCGGTTACTGTCCATTGCGCTGTCGGTGGCTTTTGTCCGCCATATTCTGTAGGGTAGCGAAATTGTTTTTCTGCTGCCGAATTGTGGCTTGAAGCACCTGTTACAGCCTTTTTTGCTCCCTTGTAGTTCACGATGAATGATGCCAGAGCAAGACCCTCCATTGAGGTAGAGCAAGCACCAAAGAGACCAAAATAAGGGATTTCCATCGTCCTTGCCGTGAAACTCGTCGGAGTAATCTGATTGATTAAATCGCCGGCGAGCATGAACTGCATGTCCTCTTTATTGAAGTTTCCCTTTTGCAAAGCTGATTTAATTGCTTCTTCAAGTAAAACTCTATGAGCTTTTTCGTATGAATCCTCCCCCATCCACAAATCGTCATGAAGGACATCAAAGTCAGCCGCGAGTTTTCCCTCAGCTTCAAAAGGACCGACGGATGTGCCCCATGATTCAATGGCAGGCCGGTTGCCAAATTGCCATGACTGTTTTCCAATCAACATTACAGCACCCCCATCATTATCAGCAAAGTTTTTACAAGTGCAACGACAAAGGCTGCAAAGACTCCAAAAAGGATTACTGATCCTGCTAATTTGAACATATTTCCTCCGACACCAAGAACAAAGCCCTCAGTTCGATGCTCAATCGCTGCCGAAATGACGGAATTTCCAAAGCCAGTCACCGGTACTGCACTACCTGCTCCTGCGAATTGACCGATATGGTCATAGACTCCGAATCCAGTTAGCAGCATAGAAAGGAAAATCATCGTAGCAACCGTGGGATTTCCGGCTGTTTGCTCGGTAAAATTAAAAAAGTATATATAAAAATAGGTTATTGCCTGACCAATGGTGCAGATCAAACCACCAACTAAAAATGCTTTGATGCAATTTTTAACCACTGGGCGTTTAAGTTCATGTTTTTGTTCCAGCTGTTGATATTTCTGCTGCTCAGGTGTTAATTTTTGCTTTTGTTTATCCCCCATTTCACCCATCCTTTCTTAAGTTAATTCTTTTTTCAAAGAAATAATCCGCTGCAATTGTTCCTCTGCTTTTTTATCTGGAAAGGACGGATCTTTCATTCTCTCCCTAAGCTCGACTGCTTCAATAAAAATTTTATAATCACTTGAAACAATGAAATCATCATCAGGATAATTCTTTTCCAGTTTCTTATTGATTTCTTTTTCAATCCGCTTCATGCCAAATCGCTTCAAGTGCTTGACCTTATATGCCACCAAAATGTCCTCTTTACCTACAATGACGGCAACATCATAAATTTCATCAAGGGCAGCGATATCTTTCTTGACCTTCTTAGCCAGTTTGATATTCTTCTCGTCAAGGTCATTTGTCGCTCCTGGGTCTGGATTGACTGACTGAATCATTGATTTCCTGCTATCTGGAGATGTTTTTCCAAAAGAAGTACAGCCAGCTATGCCGGCACCAATCAGCATGGATACCGCTAAAACGCTTACAGCATTTTTTATATTCATCATTAATCCCTTCCTATGCTTCATCTGATAAGTTAAAAGTATTTTCCACGTCCAAAACAAAATTTATGATTTTTTTAAAGTGGGTTTTTATTCCAGTTAAGGTGAAGAGGATTCTTTTGCCTTCTTGGCAGCAACTTTGCTATTGAGCTGATCGAGAACTATTTAAGCCCGTCCATGAGAAAGTGATTCCTTGTTGTTTTTTATAGCCTTCCCAATTCAGCGTAATCTAGGACAAAAAATCCAATAGTCCTGTTCAGCCCCGACAAGCGCTGCCCGCTGAAAGCACCACGTACTGTAGCTGGCAACACTAGCACATCGTGTTCCTCAGAGGGCTCCCAGTGAAGTCGCTCTTTGACTTCATTGGCAGGACAGAAACGTCTCGAGGGGCTAGGAGATGTATCTAGGTTAGATATCCACATCTAAATAAATTTATAATTTCCTTGATTACAACTAAAAACGCCTGCCAGAAAGTTTGGCAGACGCTGTTTTATGCTCTTTTTTTCTTTTTTCCGCAACCGCAGCCTCGTTTTTTTCGCACTCGGCGGGCTGAAGTATTACTTTTGGATACAGTTGAATCCTTGTCGCTTTTTGGGTTTTGCTTTTCTTCCATGAATACATCCCCTTTATTAAAGAGTCCATATTGTAGTTTATGACCAAGTATTCAAAGGGGTTCTGGACGGACTCACTAATTTAGGTTTGTGATGCTGTTCAGTCTTTAATGAAATGATGCTGAATCACTGAAGCGATACCGGCGATTCCCAGCACTGTGATGACTGGCATTGAAAGATGTGGTATCAATTCATAGCCAGCATATAGGAAAGAAGTTGCCCAAATACCAGTACACCAGTGGCAGCTTAATAGCTCCCCCATCCAATATTTAATTCCCTCTCCTTTAATTTCTATATAAGTTTCCGTACTGCCATCCTCCATGATTTCCTCCACAGAATGATGAAATGGTGCTCGAAGGAATTCAGTGATTGTATCGTAAACAATGAGCCTCGTCAGACGAAAGCTCGCAAATACAAGAAGACATAAATCCAGCCAACTACCCATTCGTTACACCACCTGAGTTGAATGAAGTCAATACAGCTTATGCAGGGCGAATCCCTATGTATAGGCCCTGAGCCCGTCCGCTCTTGTCATGAATTTTTATTAGGAATCATGTTGAAAATTAGACAAACACCCACACCAATAGGAGGGCAATTCATATTCTATTAAGGACAATAGGTCATATCAACTAAAAGGAGATGAATTATATGTCTTGTGGAAAAAGAAAATTTGACACAGATAGTTGTGTAGCGGATATTTTAAAGCGAGTTGCAGACGCTCAAGACGAAGTTGACAACGATGAAGGTGATTGTGACGTCAGCTGCCATAAATCCATCCAGGATCTTCTTGCGGGAGCAACTACGCCATCTACTTTCGATACAATTCCGCTAATCTTGTACTGCAAATGCGAACCATTCCTTGGTACAGGTGTTCAGCTGCTTAGAAGAAACGGCACTTCTCAATCATTACGCTGCATCGAATCATACTTCTTCCGTGTCACCAAAGTAGATGACAACTGCGCAAAGCTTGAGTTGCTGACGACAACTGATGATCCAAATGGCTTACACAAATGTGCAGATCCATGCAGCCAAATCAATGGAGAAAGAACTACTTTCTACAGAACTGGCATCTGTATGACAGTAGACCTTGACTGCTTCTGCGCAGTGGTTTGCTTAGATCCAGTAGCTACAGAAGATCTATAAGAAAAGGAATAGGGGCTGCCAAAAGGGTAGCCCTTTCCTTTTATAAACCGCTGATCTTGATATCCTTGATTTCGTTAATGAGTATACTAATTGGCTTTCTCTTATTTCGCGGAAAGATACGGATATACTCCTCATCTTTTGATAAAAAGTATCCTACAAACTTATTTTCCGTTGTAATGAAACTATACTGGATTTTTACAATCGATGCTGGAAACTGCTCCAGGTAATCGATCTTTTCTGTGATGGACATGTCCTTAAACGGCTTCTTCTCCGTTTCTTCGGTTTCGTCTTCTCTATTTTCCATTTTGATATCTGCAGAGTCTGCTGTCACTGGAATATCTCCAGTGCCTTTTTCATTCTGTTGAAGCCCAACCTCTTCTATTTGCTCACGATCATCGAATATGAATTTTTCTTGCATGCTTGTTGAAACATCTCCATAAGTCCGCTGGTCAATATATAACAGTGGGTTCAATCGTTTTTTTCTACGGGCCATTTTCAAACCTCCCGGGTCGATTCAATTAGTCTATTTATGTTTATGCAGGACATTTACCCAGGGTTAAAACTTTTTTCAAACACATGAAAAGCCCGCTTGAAATTTCAAGCGGGCTTCACATAATGTGCTTTATAAGATATGAAAACCTGAATCGACATGAATATTTTCACCAGTAATCCCGCGGGACATGTCACTGAACAGGAATACAGCTGTGTCTCCGACTTCTTCAGGAGTTGTGTTGCGGCGAAGCGGAGCTCTTTCTTCGATTTCTTTCAAGATTGAATTAAAATCACTTACACCTTTGGCAGATAGTGTACGGATGGGTCCTGCTGAAATGGAGTTCACACGGATATTGTCCTTCCCCAAGTCTGCTGCAAGGTAGCGGACGCTGGCATCAAGGGATGCTTTTGCTACACCCATGACATTGTAATTCGGTATCGCTCGTTCTCCTCCAAGATAAGTCAAAGTAACGATACTTCCGCCTTCTGACATGAGTTCCTTCGCTTCCTTGGCAACGGCTGTCAGTGAGTACGCGCTGATATTATGAGCTAACAGGAAGCCTTCGCGTGATACATTCATATAGTCCCCCTGCAGTTCATCTTTGTTCGCAAATGCGATACAGTGGGCAACTCCAGAAATCGTTCCAGCCGCTTCCTTAACCTCCCGGAAGCATTTTGCAACATCTTCATCGTTTGTAACGTCGCATGGCAATACTAAATAGTTCTCGTCCAATGATCCAGCAAGCTCACGTACACTTTTCTCCAGTCGCTCTCCTGCATACGTGAAGATCAAGTTTGCTCCTGCATTGTGAAGGGACTGGGCAATTCCCCAGGCTATGCTTCGTTTATTTGCAACACCCATTACTACATATGCTTTTCCGTTCAGTGAAAGAGTCATTTTTACTGTTCCCCCAATGTTAATACAAGTTATTAGTACCTAGTGCTAATTCTACACTATATCTTTTCATTTGAAAAGAAAAACCCGCCAATAAGGCGGGTTTAGATTTTAATTAACACCAGAAGCAGAATTCGAGTTCTCGTTTCAACTCATCCACGTACTCTTTCGAACCTGTCACAATCAAACGGTCATTAAGCCTCAATTCGGTATCTCCATGAGGAACGATTGATTCATTCTCACGTAAAATACGGACAAAAATGACATCTCCCGTGAATGGGAAGCGTCTAAGAGTCATGCCGTCAAAGTGATCATTAAGCATTCTGATTTCATGCAGGGAATTTTCCTGGTTAGTCAGGATAGTCATGACTCCAGGTGATTCAATCATCGCGCGCAACAGTGATTCAGTTGACCTAAGGACCGAGAAGACTTCGATTCCCTCTTCCTGTGCTTTTTCGGCAAGATCCGGACTTTCAATCCTGGCGATTACACGGTCGATTCCTTTTTCTTTCGCACTAACTGCAATTGTAGCATTCAAATCAGGATCCCCGGTGGATATCACGATAATATCCGCTTCATATACCTCATGCTTTTCCAGGGTTCCAATCTCGTAATTTTCCATTTCGATGATTTCGAAGACTGAATCAGCAATCTGCTTTTCAGCTTTTTCCTGCTTCGTATGAAAAATTACAGGCTCATACAAAGTAGATTGCAGCGCTCTAGAAACAGGGAGTGTCATCTGGTTTGCACCAATGAATGCCACTTTGACTTTAACTTCCTCTGCCTTCTCCTGAGGGAACAGCTTTTTAAATAAAATTGGTGTCAAAACACTCGAAATTACGGCAACTAATATCAAGGTCCCACTCATTTGTGGTGTAATCATTTCCATACGTTCCCCAATGGTTGCAGCTGCAATGACCAATGACAAGGTTGATGTCAGCAGGAAGCCTGCTGCCAAAACTGTTTTTGTGTCATACCATTTTTTCAACAGATATACAGGAATCAGCTTGGATAAAAATAATGCAATGAGTAACAATGGAATAAGCAGTAGCAGTTTTTTCTCACTGAACAACGACCAAATATCAAGTTCAACACCAACCATAACGAAGAAAATCGGAATAAGGAAACCATAGCCAAATGAATCAAGCTTATGGACCATTTCCTGATCGGGGGCAAGCAAGGAAACAAGCACACCTGCCAGGAAGGCCCCAAGGATATTTTCAGCACCTACTGTTTCTGAAATGGCAACCAGAAGAATGATAAGTGCAAAGACGGCTCGGGTTCCGATTTGCGTTGTTCCAGTGGAAAGCGCATCGATGAAGGTTCTATTTTTGAAGACCCGTCCGATAAAATACAGGCCAACCCCTGCTGCGAACAGAACGAGCAGCAACCATGTATTTCCTTCTCCTCCGTCATAAATAGAGACGAAAACTGCAAGCAGGATCATTGTTGCCAAATCGGCGATAACTGCAACCAATAAGATTGTCTGCCCAATATTTGTTTTCATTAAATGTGCGTCTTTCAATGTAGGAACGACCACACCCAAAGAAATCGTCGAAATGATCAATGTCATTAAAAAGACGTTCTCAATGAAGCCCGCGAGCACAAATAAATAGGATAATCCCAGTGATACGATGAAGATGCCAACAAAGATAATAGAAGCAACAACGAATGTATTAGGTTCTTTTTTATCACTTGCGTTCTTTTTATTGTTCTTTTTATTACCTGAAAAAGCGGTGAAGTCGATTTCCAACCCACTCAAGAACATCAGGAATAAGAAGCCTAATGTCGACAATGTGCCCAGCCAGGCATCTTCATGGACAATGTTAAAGCCGCTTTTACCAATGATCAAGCCCATGATGATTTCAGCAACTACGACTGGTATGAAATTCAATTTTAAACGGTGTAGTAAAATAGGTGTTAAAAATGCAACGATAATGACGATTACAAGTGATGTAATCGAAGCATGATGTCCCATCCTCTTCCCTCCTTTATTTTGTTAGATAACTCATAAATGCAGTTGCAATCCCGAAATAGATCAAGATGCTGATAATATCATTTATCGTTGTAATGAATGGTCCAGATGCCACAGCCGGGTCAATCTTAAGCCGGTGCATCAGCAAAGGCACAAGTGAACCCGCAAGTGTTGCAATGATTAGTGTAATGAAAATGGAGATGCCTACGAGGGCTCCGAGGAATAGTTCACCTTTCCAAAAATAGACGACGAATGTGATAAGGATACCGCAAACTGCACCAGTAATAAATCCAGTTCCCGCTTCCCTCAGGATAATATTCCATTTGCTCTCTTTCTCAAGATCCCCAGTTGCAATCCCCCTGACAGCTACAGCCAGTGCCTGTGTACCTGTATTACCCGCCATCCCGGCAATCAAGGGGATGAAAACAGCTAAAATAGCTACCTTATCCAATGTATCCTCAAATCTTCCAATAAGACTTGCTGTGAACATGCCCATAAAGAGCAAGATGATCAGCCATGGCAGACGCTTCTTTGCAGCGGTTAATGGATTTCTGTCAACGGTATCAAGATCTGCTATACCTGCCAGTTTTGAATAGTCATCTGATGCCTCTTCCTCCATAACGTCCATTATGTCATCAACAGTGATGATTCCGAGGAGATGATTTTGAAAGTCAACGACTGGAAGAGCGAGAAAATTATAATCTCTCATCATCCGTGCGACTTCTTCCTGGTCCTCCCCTACAGAAACGGAAACAACACGGTCATTCATAATCTCGGCAATCATGGTTTCATCATCTGCAACAATCAGGTCACGCAATGAAATAACACCAGCCAGTCTTTTATCTTCATCTACTACAAAGATATAGTAAATTGTCTCAGCCTGTGGCGCCTCTTTTTTCAGGATATACATCGCCGATCTGACAGTCTGGTTAGCAGAAATCGCAATGAATTCTGTCGTCATGATACTACCGGCTGTGTATTCCTCATAATGCAGCAAGTCCTTGATTTCTTGTGCTGCATCTTCATCCATGATCGTCAAATAACTGACAACCTGGTCTTTATCAAGCTCATTCAGCACATCGACAGCGTCATCCGCATACATATTCGATAGCATATCAGCCGCATAATTAGGATTCATTTGAGCCAGCACATCTTTAAAGTCTTCTTCATCTGATTCCAGATTTTCAAATAAGTCGACCATCTCTTCAGGCGAGAGGAAGTTATACACTTTCGCGCGCTCTTCATCTTTCAGTTCACCGAAAAAAGCTGCCTGATCGTACGGGTGCAGTTCTAAAAATTCCGCACGGAAATCATCAATTTTCTCAGAGTAAAGTGCTTCCATCAGCAGCTCTGTGTTTATCTGCTGTTTAGATGCCGAGTCTTGTCGTTCTTCAGACATCCACCTTACCCCCTTTCCTTTATGTACATTTCATTATACTAGCATTTATTAATTTCTTTGTCTTTTATCTACTCTTTTTCAATTAAAATTATTTGGGCAATATATAGTAAGATGCCAGTTTGTTTGAATTCAGTCTTTTCTCTTAACATACCCTTTTTTATTGTAAACTTGCCTTTTTTCCGATTCCAGGGAAGACTGAATAATTAAAGGAGGAATCCGAATTGAATCTTGATCTAATAGGCGATCTTCATGGCTGTTATGTTGAATTTGAAATACTCACCAAAAGACTTGGATACGACTGGAGCTCTGGCCTTCCGGTTCATCCCGGTGGACGGCACCTTGCTTTTGTCGGTGACCTGACTGACCGCGGACCAGAATCATTAAAAACCGCAAATCTGGTTTGGGAGTTAGTGGTAAATAAAAAATCCGCTTTCTATGTCCCCGGGAACCATTGCAATAAACTGTACCGCTATCTGTTAGGAAATAAAGTCCAGACGACTCATGGCCTTGAGACAACTGTTGCAGAGTTTATGTCGTTGAAACCAGAGCAGAAAAATGAGTTCCGTGAAAAATTCCTTCAATTATATGATTCTGCCCCTTTATACCACGTCCTCGACAAGGGCCGACTTGTGGTGGCGCATGCCGGGATCCGCGAAGATTACATCGGGAAAAGCAACTCTAAAGTAAAAACATTTGTCCTTTACGGTGACATCACAGGTCAAAGCAATCCAGACGGAACTCCTGTACGGCGTGATTGGGCTAGGAACTATCAAGGAAAAGCAATCATTGTTTATGGGCATACACCGGTCAAAGAGCCTAGAGTCATCAATAATACGTACAATATCGATACAGGAGTTGTTTTTGGCGGCAATTTGACAGCCCTGCGGTATCCTGAGATGGAACTAGTATCCGTTCCCTCTACCATGGCATTCGTTCCGGAAAAATTCAGGGAAATAAAATAATACCCCGTATTGAAAAAGCTAACCATACATACGATGGTTAGCTTTCTCAGCTTTATTTTCCAATAAACATTTGTGTCCAGTAGTTCCCTTCTGTTGTATGCCCAACGCCAATGTGCGTGTAGTTAGGACTTAAAATATTTTTCCTGTGGCCTTCACTATTCATCCATGCGTTCACGACTTCTTCTGCACTCTGCTGGCCCATCGCGATGTTCTCACCAGCTGAGTTATATGATACCCCAAAGTCCCTCATCATATCGAACGGTGAACCATAAGTAGGACTCGTATGTGAAAAATAATTCTTCGCCTGCATATCATTGGATTTTTCCTGTGCTACATTGCTTAATGCTGTATCGGGCTGCAGATTTGGCAAACCATTTTTTCTGCGCTGTTCGTTGGTCAGGTCAATGACTTTTGCTTCAAACGCACTTAGCTTGGTACCAGAAGGTGTTGCTTTTTGCTCTGGCGCCGGTGCAGCTTCCTCTTGCGGAGTTGGTGCTGTTCTTTCCTGTGGTGCCGGTGCTGCTTGTTCAGGGGCTGGAGTTGCCCTTTCCTGTGGTGCTGGTGCTGCTCCTTGTTCAGGGGCTGGAGTTGCTCTTTCCTGTGGTGCCGGTGCTGCTCCTTGTTCAGGGGCTGGAGTTGCTCTTTCCTGTGGTGCCGGTGCTGCTCCTTGTTCAGGGGCTGGAGTTGCTCTTTCCTGTGGTGCCGGTGCTGCTCCTTGTTCAGGGGCTGGCGCTGCTCCCTGTTCAGGTGAAGGAATTGCACCCCTTTGCAAGTCCGGTAGTTCTACACCTGTACGACGCTGCAATTCCGCAAGCATTTTATCTAGATCAGCTTGCTGCTCCTCCGTCAATTTCAGCCTACCCCTGTTCATCTCCATATGAGGATATTTCGAACTAGGTATTCCCGTGCTATAGGAATTCGGGTCGACTGTGAGAAATCCTTTACCATTTGGCATTTGCATTATTTCACTTGTTGCATTACCGCCATTTTTTGCTGCATTTATTTCTGCTCTGCGTTTTTGTTGCTTCATTCTATTTGCATCATTGTCCCAATAACCTGTTCGGTCATTTCCAAGGGTTGTCATTCTGTTGTCACGTATGTCCATCGCTTCATCATTATTGTTATTGCACGCAGCAAGCCCTAACAACATGACAGCTGACACAGTAATTATTTTTCCATGCTTTAATATATTCAACTTTTCTTTCCTCCTTGAGATTTCATTTATTACTTCCTTAGGATTTGAAAAATCGCAAGGAAATATATAATGAAAAATCTGAGAGAAATGTAAAAAGGCAAATCGTTTATAACGACCTGCCTTTTTCAAGCACTTCATTCATATCCATTGGTAGGCTTGCATTAAATAGTAATTCTTTGTCCAAGAACGGATGGACAAAACTTAATTCGCAGCAATGCAAAGCTTGTCTTGATACCTTATTTTTAACTCCGCCATATAAAGTATCCCCAAGCAATGAATGCCCTAAATAGCTCATATGCACTCTGATCTGATGTGTTCTGCCTGTCAATAACCTGAGGCTGACATGGGTGAAGTCTTCATAACGCTTTATAACCTCAAACAATGTACAAGCATACTGCCCATCGGGATGTACCTCGCGCTCGATGATGCTGTCTCGTTTCCTGGCAATCGGTTCTTCGATTGTACCTTTATCCATTTCAATAATACCTTCAGCAAGTGCCTCGTACCTCCGCTTAACACCACCAGCTTGCTGCTGCTTGCTGAATAAATGGTGGACATGGCTGTGCTTCGCAATCAATACTAGCCCGGAAGTATCTCGATCGAGCCTGGTGACAATGTGGGTTGTTGCAGAAAGATCTCCACGTTCATAATAACCGATAAGTGCACTAGCCAGGCTGCCGTATGGATGCTCCCTCGATGGAATTGTATTCATTCCTGACGGTTTATTGACTACCAGCAAATGCTCATCCTCATAAATAATCTCAAGTGGGATTTCCTCTCCCTTCAATCCCTCAGATGGAATTTCAGGTGGAAACTCAATTCTAACGTAATCAGTAGCTTTCAGTATGTATCTTACATTAACTTCCTGACCGTTAACCGCAATAAAACCGCCCTTGAATTTTATATCGGTAAGCGCAGACTTGGAAATTTCTTTCTCCTTGAGATATTCCCTAAGCATTTTACCCTGATCAGCAGCCCCGGCTGTATATTCCAGTGTGAAGTTCTTCCCCATATCAGCGGCTCCTGTCGTTCTCATTTCTTTTTAACAATGCTTTCATTTTAAAACAGATTGTGGGGTAGCTGTGGACTAGCTTGTTTTCTTGATCTCTTTGTGTCGCCAGTTTTGAAACACCATCTACACCGCAGTTCTTAGACATTTGGGAAGCTCCCCATCTTCAAAATGTTCCTTAAACTCTGGTTCTTAGACATTTTAGATGCTCGCCCTCATCGAAATGTCTTTTAAACGCTATTTCTTAGACATTTTGACCTTCTTCTGTCACCGAAATGTCCATAAAACTCTGGTTATTGTGACAGGTTTCAGGTCTAAGAGCCTAAAGCTGTCAAGAAAACGCGATTATTGTGACAGCTTTCAGCTTAAAGAGCACAAAGCTGTCAAGAATACACGGTTATTGTGACAGGTTTCAGCGTGTAGAGCCTAAAGCTGTCAAGAAAATGCGGTTATTGTGACAGGTTTCAGCTGGCAGAGCCTAAAGCTGTCAAGAAAACGCGATTATTGTGACAGCTTTCAGCTTAAAGAGCACAAAGCTGTCAAGAATACGCGATTATTATGACAGCTTTCAGCTTGTACAGCCCAAAGCTGTCAAGAAAACGCGGTTATTGTGACAGCTTTCAGCTGGTAGAGCCTAAAGCTGT belongs to Mesobacillus subterraneus and includes:
- a CDS encoding CAP domain-containing protein; the encoded protein is MNILKHGKIITVSAVMLLGLAACNNNNDEAMDIRDNRMTTLGNDRTGYWDNDANRMKQQKRRAEINAAKNGGNATSEIMQMPNGKGFLTVDPNSYSTGIPSSKYPHMEMNRGRLKLTEEQQADLDKMLAELQRRTGVELPDLQRGAIPSPEQGAAPAPEQGAAPAPQERATPAPEQGAAPAPQERATPAPEQGAAPAPQERATPAPEQGAAPAPQERATPAPEQAAPAPQERTAPTPQEEAAPAPEQKATPSGTKLSAFEAKVIDLTNEQRRKNGLPNLQPDTALSNVAQEKSNDMQAKNYFSHTSPTYGSPFDMMRDFGVSYNSAGENIAMGQQSAEEVVNAWMNSEGHRKNILSPNYTHIGVGHTTEGNYWTQMFIGK
- a CDS encoding RluA family pseudouridine synthase gives rise to the protein MGKNFTLEYTAGAADQGKMLREYLKEKEISKSALTDIKFKGGFIAVNGQEVNVRYILKATDYVRIEFPPEIPSEGLKGEEIPLEIIYEDEHLLVVNKPSGMNTIPSREHPYGSLASALIGYYERGDLSATTHIVTRLDRDTSGLVLIAKHSHVHHLFSKQQQAGGVKRRYEALAEGIIEMDKGTIEEPIARKRDSIIEREVHPDGQYACTLFEVIKRYEDFTHVSLRLLTGRTHQIRVHMSYLGHSLLGDTLYGGVKNKVSRQALHCCELSFVHPFLDKELLFNASLPMDMNEVLEKGRSL